In Pseudomonas fluorescens NCIMB 11764, a single window of DNA contains:
- a CDS encoding gamma carbonic anhydrase family protein yields the protein MKYRLGDARVETHPQSWVAPNAVLVGKVKLEEGANVWFNAVLRGDNELILIGKNSNVQDGTVMHTDMGYPLTIGTGVTIGHNAMLHGCTVGDYSLIGINAVILNGAKIGKNCIIGANSLIGEGKEIPDGSLVMGSPGKVVRELTEPQKKMLEASAAHYVHNSQRYARDLVEQEE from the coding sequence ATGAAATACCGCCTGGGCGACGCCCGCGTCGAGACCCACCCACAGAGCTGGGTCGCCCCCAATGCCGTGCTGGTGGGCAAGGTCAAACTGGAAGAGGGCGCCAACGTCTGGTTTAACGCCGTGTTGCGTGGCGACAATGAACTGATCCTGATCGGCAAGAACAGCAACGTCCAGGACGGCACCGTGATGCACACGGACATGGGCTACCCGCTGACCATCGGCACCGGCGTGACCATCGGCCACAACGCCATGCTTCACGGCTGCACCGTGGGTGATTACAGTCTGATCGGCATCAATGCGGTGATTCTCAACGGTGCGAAGATCGGCAAGAACTGCATCATCGGCGCCAACTCTCTGATCGGTGAGGGCAAGGAAATCCCGGACGGTTCGCTGGTCATGGGCTCGCCTGGCAAGGTCGTGCGCGAACTGACCGAGCCGCAAAAGAAAATGCTGGAGGCCAGCGCTGCGCACTATGTGCATAACTCGCAGCGTTATGCCCGCGATCTGGTCGAGCAGGAAGAATGA
- a CDS encoding preQ0 transporter: protein MFFLIAYISSVVLINYAFSTAPHLDIIWSAWGGLVFVLRDMVQTRFGHGAIVAMLAALVLSYVTSDPSIALASATAFAVSECIDWLVFSITKRPLHDRLWISSALSIPLDTFIFFGMIDAFTPAVILTAMGSKFAGVTAVWLIMAWRLRKQAVAS, encoded by the coding sequence ATGTTCTTCCTGATCGCCTACATCAGCAGCGTCGTACTGATCAACTACGCCTTCTCCACCGCGCCGCACCTGGACATCATCTGGTCCGCCTGGGGCGGTTTGGTGTTTGTGCTGCGCGACATGGTGCAAACCCGCTTCGGCCATGGTGCGATCGTGGCCATGCTGGCGGCGCTGGTGCTGTCGTACGTCACGTCCGATCCTTCCATCGCACTGGCCAGTGCCACGGCCTTCGCCGTGTCCGAATGCATCGACTGGCTGGTATTCAGCATCACCAAGCGTCCGCTGCACGACCGCCTGTGGATAAGTTCGGCCCTGAGCATTCCCCTCGATACCTTCATCTTTTTCGGCATGATCGACGCCTTCACCCCGGCCGTGATCCTCACCGCCATGGGTTCGAAGTTCGCCGGCGTGACCGCAGTGTGGCTGATCATGGCCTGGCGCTTGCGCAAACAGGCTGTCGCCAGCTGA
- a CDS encoding L,D-transpeptidase family protein, which produces MRWLLALFCLSFAVVSQASTVVTLDGKSIEKVLVLKSAHQLQLIADGKPLRTYRISLGKQPKGAKLMEGDKRTPEGFYWVDWRKVSDRFNLAMHISYPNVSDSARARREGVEPGGMIMIHGTPDTYDYPENLFHTLDWTDGCIAMRNMDMREVWGLVPDGTMIEIRP; this is translated from the coding sequence ATGCGCTGGTTGCTTGCCCTGTTTTGCCTGTCGTTCGCTGTCGTGTCCCAGGCGTCCACCGTGGTCACCCTGGATGGCAAATCCATCGAAAAAGTACTGGTGCTCAAATCCGCCCATCAATTGCAATTGATCGCCGACGGCAAACCGCTGCGCACCTACCGCATTTCCCTGGGCAAACAGCCCAAGGGTGCCAAGCTGATGGAAGGCGACAAGCGCACGCCCGAGGGGTTTTACTGGGTGGACTGGCGCAAGGTCAGTGACCGATTCAACCTGGCGATGCACATTTCTTATCCGAACGTCAGCGACTCTGCCCGCGCCCGGCGCGAAGGCGTCGAGCCTGGTGGCATGATCATGATCCACGGCACGCCCGACACCTACGACTACCCGGAAAACCTGTTCCACACGCTGGACTGGACCGACGGCTGCATCGCCATGCGCAACATGGACATGCGTGAAGTCTGGGGGTTGGTGCCTGACGGCACGATGATCGAAATCCGCCCGTAA
- a CDS encoding NUDIX hydrolase translates to MKFCSQCGNPVAQRIPEGDSRLRFVCDSCHTIHYQNPNIVAGCVATWGSKVLLCRRAIEPRLGYWTLPAGFMENGETIEQAAIRETAEEACARVRNLSIYTLIDVPHISQVHVFFRAELVDLDFSAGPESLEVGLFDEADIPWSDLAFRTVGRTLECFFADRRTEVYPVRSESIPPLAQPAIT, encoded by the coding sequence ATGAAATTTTGCAGTCAGTGCGGCAACCCGGTGGCCCAACGCATTCCGGAAGGCGATTCGCGTCTGCGTTTTGTCTGTGACAGTTGTCACACCATTCACTACCAGAACCCCAATATCGTCGCCGGCTGCGTGGCGACCTGGGGCTCGAAAGTGTTGCTGTGCCGACGCGCCATCGAGCCACGGCTCGGTTACTGGACCCTGCCCGCCGGTTTCATGGAGAACGGCGAAACCATCGAGCAGGCGGCCATTCGCGAAACGGCTGAAGAAGCCTGTGCGCGGGTGCGCAACCTGAGCATCTATACGCTCATCGACGTGCCGCACATCAGTCAGGTGCATGTGTTCTTCCGCGCCGAACTGGTCGACCTGGATTTTTCCGCCGGCCCCGAGAGCCTGGAAGTGGGACTTTTCGACGAAGCTGACATCCCGTGGTCCGACCTGGCTTTCCGCACGGTGGGCCGTACCTTAGAATGCTTCTTCGCTGACCGGCGGACCGAGGTCTACCCCGTACGGTCCGAGTCGATCCCGCCGCTTGCTCAGCCTGCCATTACTTGA
- a CDS encoding DUF1289 domain-containing protein: MSTPERPVLSPCVNICALDDDDICTGCQRSVEEITRWSRMSNEERRVVLGLCHERAKSSGLLWMLPPRSDS, encoded by the coding sequence ATGAGCACGCCAGAACGCCCGGTCCTATCGCCCTGCGTGAATATCTGTGCGCTGGACGACGATGACATTTGCACCGGGTGTCAGCGCTCCGTGGAAGAGATCACGCGCTGGAGCCGGATGAGCAACGAAGAGCGCCGGGTGGTGTTAGGGTTGTGCCATGAACGGGCCAAGTCCAGCGGATTGCTCTGGATGCTGCCTCCCAGATCCGATTCCTGA
- a CDS encoding GntR family transcriptional regulator, with amino-acid sequence MNDLQALRPDDTQPTPLYLQLARNLEAAIHAGQWKAEQAMPSERNLSELLGISRVTARKALEVLFDQGLIRRNQGSGTFITPRLEQPLSRLSGFSEMLRLKGFVPGSQWLEREITPPTHEELIRLGLSPNDKVARLKRLRKADDTVMAIEMSTLPASIIPQPQAVGDSLYEYLDGIGKPIVRALQHIQAINASDEFAALVGIAPGTAMLLMTRVGYLEDNTPIEVTDTYCRNDYYDFVAELRR; translated from the coding sequence ATGAATGACCTCCAGGCACTCCGTCCTGACGACACCCAGCCCACGCCGCTGTACCTGCAACTGGCGCGCAATCTGGAAGCGGCGATCCATGCCGGCCAGTGGAAAGCCGAGCAGGCGATGCCGTCGGAGCGCAACCTGAGCGAACTGCTGGGCATCTCCCGCGTCACCGCGCGCAAGGCGTTGGAGGTTCTGTTCGATCAAGGGCTGATCCGTCGCAATCAGGGCTCCGGCACGTTCATCACCCCACGCCTGGAACAACCGCTGTCGCGCCTCTCGGGTTTCAGCGAGATGTTGCGGCTCAAGGGTTTTGTCCCCGGTTCGCAATGGCTGGAGCGTGAAATCACCCCGCCGACCCACGAAGAACTGATCCGCCTCGGCCTGTCACCGAATGACAAGGTCGCGCGGCTCAAACGCCTGCGCAAAGCCGACGACACGGTGATGGCGATCGAGATGAGCACCCTGCCCGCCTCGATCATTCCCCAGCCGCAAGCCGTGGGCGATTCCCTTTACGAATACCTCGACGGCATCGGCAAACCGATCGTCCGCGCCTTGCAGCACATTCAGGCGATCAACGCCTCGGACGAATTCGCCGCGCTGGTCGGCATCGCCCCCGGCACCGCCATGTTGCTGATGACCCGGGTCGGCTACCTCGAAGACAACACGCCGATCGAAGTCACCGACACCTATTGCCGCAACGACTACTACGACTTTGTCGCAGAGCTTCGTAGATAA
- a CDS encoding CoA pyrophosphatase yields the protein MLDEILHRVSNHTPRTLETDKRFPEAAVLVPITRSDEPELVLTLRASGLSTHGGEVAFPGGRRDPEDPDLIFTALREAEEEIGLPPGLVEVIGPLSPLISLHGIKVTPYVGVIPDFVEYLANDAEIAAVFSVPLEFFRKDPREHTHRIDYQGRSWYVPSYRYGEYKIWGLTAIMIVELINLLYDAKISLHQPPKNFINT from the coding sequence ATGCTGGACGAGATACTGCATCGAGTAAGCAACCACACCCCCCGCACACTGGAAACCGACAAGCGTTTCCCTGAGGCTGCGGTACTGGTGCCCATTACTCGCAGTGATGAACCGGAACTGGTTCTGACCCTGCGCGCCAGCGGGCTCTCGACCCATGGCGGTGAAGTCGCCTTCCCTGGCGGACGACGGGACCCCGAAGACCCTGACCTGATTTTCACCGCACTGCGCGAAGCCGAAGAAGAAATCGGCTTGCCGCCGGGGCTGGTCGAAGTGATCGGCCCGTTGAGCCCGCTGATCTCCCTGCACGGCATCAAGGTCACCCCTTATGTCGGCGTGATTCCGGATTTCGTCGAGTACCTGGCCAACGACGCCGAGATCGCTGCGGTGTTCAGTGTTCCCTTGGAGTTCTTCCGCAAGGACCCTCGTGAACATACCCACCGCATCGATTACCAGGGCCGCAGCTGGTACGTGCCGAGTTATCGTTATGGCGAGTACAAGATCTGGGGCCTGACGGCGATCATGATCGTCGAGTTGATCAACCTGCTCTATGACGCCAAAATCAGCCTGCACCAGCCGCCCAAGAATTTTATCAACACCTGA
- the ptsP gene encoding phosphoenolpyruvate--protein phosphotransferase — MHNNNKELTLSAPLSGPVLTLAKVPDPVFASGAMGDGIAIDPLNDTLHAPCAGVVVHVARTGHAITLRADNGAELLLHLGLDTVELQGEGFSMLVKEGARVSNGQPLLRYDLDRVAQQCKSLVSLMILTNSQDFQARPITLKSVKVGEPLLHIIRRQAPGAQAETDLSGEAFVGHIRIAHRGGLHARPAALIRQTAQGFKSKSQLHFAGKSATCDSLIGLMGLAVGEQDEVQVSCQGTDAEAALQALLIALSTALAEDSHAVAPAPVDRRNRTAEAGVLHGVCAAPGLVSGPLFRLNAISLPMDAGSHDPAQQLHALDTALTVVRSEIGSTLAQAKKHKRTDEEAIFAAHLALLEDPALLDAANASIDRGMAATHAWSQSIDLQCEVLAQLGSPLLAERANDLRDLKQRVLRALLGETWHYEVPAGAIVAAHELTPSDLLQLSHQGVAGVCMAEGGATSHVAILARGKGLPCMVALGSTLLDQQQGQAVVLDADSGRLELLPTAERLSQVRQAQLDHQQRRAEQQAQAHHPALTRDGLTIEVAANVASSTEAADALAHGADGVGLLRTEFLFVDRNTAPDEEEQRSAYQAVLDAMGEKSVIIRTIDVGGDKQLDYLPLPAEANPVLGLRGIRLAQVRPEILDEQLRALLHVSPLSRCRILLPMITEVDELLHIRQRLDALCSELGVSERPELGVMIEVPAAALLAEQLAEHADFLSIGTNDLSQYTLAMDRDHAGLASRVDAMHPALLRLIAQTCAGAAVHKRWVGVCGALASDPLATPVLIGLGVSELSVSPVQVGEIKDRVRHLDAAECRRISQRLLKLSSAAAVRHACHQQWPLS; from the coding sequence ATGCACAACAATAATAAAGAGCTGACCCTCAGCGCCCCGCTCAGCGGCCCGGTGCTTACACTTGCCAAAGTCCCGGACCCGGTGTTCGCCAGCGGCGCCATGGGCGACGGTATCGCCATCGATCCGCTGAACGACACCCTTCATGCGCCCTGCGCTGGCGTGGTGGTGCATGTCGCCCGCACCGGCCACGCCATCACCCTGCGCGCCGACAACGGTGCCGAACTGCTACTGCACCTGGGCCTCGACACCGTCGAATTGCAGGGCGAAGGGTTCTCGATGCTGGTCAAGGAAGGCGCACGGGTCAGCAACGGCCAACCGCTGTTGCGCTATGACCTGGACAGGGTCGCGCAGCAGTGCAAAAGCCTGGTCAGCCTGATGATCCTGACCAACAGCCAGGACTTCCAGGCCCGGCCGATCACGCTGAAATCAGTGAAGGTCGGCGAGCCGTTGCTGCACATCATTCGTCGGCAGGCACCGGGGGCGCAGGCTGAAACGGATTTGTCCGGGGAAGCGTTTGTCGGCCACATTCGTATCGCGCATCGCGGCGGCCTCCACGCTCGCCCGGCAGCGCTGATTCGCCAGACCGCTCAGGGTTTCAAAAGCAAATCGCAGCTGCACTTCGCCGGTAAATCGGCGACCTGCGACAGCCTGATCGGGCTGATGGGCCTGGCCGTCGGCGAGCAGGATGAAGTTCAGGTCAGCTGCCAGGGCACGGACGCCGAAGCGGCGCTGCAAGCGTTGTTGATCGCGTTATCCACCGCGCTGGCCGAAGACAGTCACGCGGTTGCGCCAGCACCGGTTGACCGACGCAACCGGACGGCTGAAGCGGGTGTACTGCATGGTGTCTGCGCCGCTCCCGGCCTGGTCAGCGGGCCATTGTTTCGCTTGAACGCCATCAGCCTGCCGATGGATGCCGGCAGCCACGACCCCGCACAACAACTGCATGCCCTCGATACCGCGCTGACCGTCGTGCGCAGCGAAATCGGCAGCACCCTGGCCCAAGCCAAAAAGCACAAGCGTACCGACGAAGAAGCGATTTTCGCTGCCCACCTCGCGCTGCTCGAAGACCCCGCGCTGCTGGATGCGGCGAACGCCTCCATCGACCGGGGCATGGCCGCGACGCACGCCTGGAGCCAGTCGATCGACCTGCAATGCGAGGTGCTTGCGCAACTCGGCAGTCCGCTGCTGGCCGAACGCGCCAACGACCTGCGCGACCTCAAGCAACGGGTGCTGCGAGCCTTGCTCGGCGAAACCTGGCATTACGAAGTACCGGCCGGCGCCATCGTCGCCGCCCATGAACTGACTCCATCCGATCTGTTGCAACTGAGCCATCAAGGCGTCGCCGGGGTGTGCATGGCCGAGGGCGGGGCAACGTCCCACGTAGCGATTCTCGCCCGCGGCAAAGGCTTGCCGTGCATGGTCGCGCTGGGTTCGACACTGCTGGATCAGCAACAGGGCCAAGCGGTGGTGCTGGATGCCGACAGCGGTCGCCTGGAACTGCTGCCGACTGCCGAACGTTTATCTCAAGTGCGTCAGGCACAACTCGACCATCAGCAGCGCCGCGCCGAGCAACAAGCCCAGGCACATCACCCGGCATTGACCCGCGACGGCTTGACCATTGAAGTCGCCGCCAATGTCGCTTCCAGCACTGAAGCCGCCGACGCGCTGGCCCATGGCGCCGATGGCGTCGGCCTGCTGCGTACCGAGTTTCTGTTTGTGGACCGCAACACCGCTCCGGACGAAGAAGAACAGCGCAGCGCCTATCAAGCCGTGCTCGACGCCATGGGCGAGAAGTCGGTGATCATCCGCACCATCGACGTGGGTGGCGACAAGCAACTCGACTATTTGCCGCTCCCCGCCGAAGCCAATCCGGTGCTCGGTCTGCGCGGCATTCGCCTGGCGCAGGTCCGCCCGGAAATCCTCGATGAGCAACTGCGAGCGCTGCTGCACGTCAGCCCGCTGTCGCGCTGCCGGATCCTGCTGCCGATGATCACCGAAGTCGACGAGCTGCTGCACATCCGCCAGCGCCTCGACGCCTTGTGCTCTGAACTGGGTGTGAGTGAACGCCCGGAGCTGGGGGTGATGATCGAAGTCCCGGCCGCCGCGTTGCTGGCCGAGCAATTGGCCGAGCATGCGGACTTCCTGTCCATCGGCACCAACGACCTGTCGCAATACACCCTGGCCATGGACCGCGACCACGCGGGTCTCGCTTCGCGGGTCGATGCGATGCACCCGGCGCTGCTGCGCTTGATCGCTCAGACCTGCGCCGGTGCGGCGGTGCATAAGCGCTGGGTCGGCGTGTGCGGTGCGCTCGCCTCTGACCCGCTGGCCACGCCGGTCCTGATCGGCCTGGGCGTCAGCGAGCTGTCGGTCAGCCCGGTGCAGGTTGGCGAAATCAAGGACCGCGTCCGTCACCTCGACGCCGCCGAATGCCGACGCATCAGCCAACGCCTGCTCAAGCTGAGCAGCGCCGCAGCTGTGCGTCATGCCTGTCACCAGCAATGGCCTCTGAGCTGA
- the nagE gene encoding N-acetylglucosamine-specific PTS transporter subunit IIBC: MYQYFIEGLQRLGRALMLPIAILPIAGLLLRLGDTDLLNIAIIHDAGQVIFANLAMIFAIGIAVGFAKDNNGTAGLAGVIGYLVMISTLKVLDASINMGMLAGIVSGLMAGALYNRFKDIKLPEYLAFFGGRRFVPIVTGFAAVGLGVVFGLIWPPIQHGINSFGTLMMESGSFGAFIFGVFNRLLIVTGLHHILNNMAWFVFGNFTDPTTGAVITGDLTRYFAGDPKGGQFMTGMFPVMIFGLPAACLAMYRNALPERRKVMGGIFLSMALTSFLTGVTEPIEFAFMFLAPLLYLLHALLTGLSMAITNLLNIHLGFTFSGGFIDMILGWGKSTNGWLVVPVGLAYAVIYYVVFDFCIRRFNLKTPGREEVATAEKAVVAENERAGAYIKALGGAQNLITVGACTTRLRLDMVDRTKANDAELKALGAMAVVRPGKGGSLQVVVGPMADSIADEIRLAMPALGRAVISTPPAAIDAPAPAAVATPEAQQWLNALGGGDNVLQMDCVAMTRIRLQLADGKALSECDLKALGCQGVSQLEGGVWHLLVGDRAASLSDALEVLVNRSEVSAKV, from the coding sequence ATGTACCAATATTTCATCGAAGGCCTGCAACGCCTCGGCCGCGCGCTGATGCTGCCGATCGCGATCCTGCCGATCGCCGGCCTGTTGCTGCGTCTGGGCGACACCGATCTGCTGAACATCGCAATCATCCACGACGCCGGCCAGGTCATCTTCGCTAACCTGGCGATGATCTTCGCCATCGGCATCGCGGTCGGTTTTGCCAAGGACAACAACGGCACCGCCGGCCTCGCCGGGGTGATTGGCTACCTGGTGATGATCTCCACCCTCAAGGTGCTCGACGCGAGCATCAACATGGGCATGCTCGCCGGGATCGTCAGCGGCTTGATGGCGGGCGCGCTGTACAACCGCTTCAAGGACATCAAGCTCCCGGAATACCTGGCGTTCTTCGGCGGTCGGCGTTTCGTGCCAATTGTCACCGGGTTCGCCGCTGTCGGCCTGGGCGTGGTTTTCGGCTTGATCTGGCCACCGATCCAGCACGGCATCAACAGCTTCGGCACCTTGATGATGGAGAGCGGCAGCTTCGGCGCTTTCATCTTCGGCGTGTTCAACCGCCTGCTGATCGTCACCGGGCTGCACCATATCCTCAACAACATGGCGTGGTTCGTCTTCGGCAACTTCACCGACCCGACCACGGGCGCGGTCATCACCGGCGACTTGACGCGCTACTTTGCCGGTGACCCGAAAGGCGGCCAGTTCATGACTGGCATGTTCCCGGTGATGATCTTCGGCCTGCCCGCCGCCTGCCTGGCGATGTATCGCAACGCCTTGCCGGAACGGCGCAAAGTCATGGGCGGGATTTTCCTGTCGATGGCGCTGACCTCGTTCCTGACCGGCGTGACCGAGCCGATCGAATTCGCCTTCATGTTCCTCGCGCCGCTCTTGTACCTGCTGCATGCGCTGCTGACGGGGCTGTCGATGGCGATCACCAACCTGCTGAACATCCACCTCGGTTTCACCTTCTCCGGCGGCTTCATCGACATGATTCTCGGCTGGGGCAAATCCACCAACGGCTGGCTGGTGGTTCCGGTCGGGTTGGCGTATGCGGTGATCTATTACGTGGTGTTTGATTTCTGCATTCGTCGGTTCAATCTGAAAACGCCGGGCCGTGAAGAGGTCGCCACGGCCGAGAAAGCGGTGGTGGCCGAAAACGAACGGGCCGGGGCGTACATCAAGGCGCTGGGTGGTGCGCAAAACCTGATCACCGTGGGGGCCTGCACCACCCGGTTGCGGCTGGACATGGTCGATCGCACCAAGGCCAACGATGCCGAGTTGAAAGCCCTGGGCGCGATGGCCGTGGTGCGCCCGGGCAAGGGCGGGAGTTTGCAGGTGGTCGTCGGGCCGATGGCCGACAGCATTGCCGACGAAATTCGCTTGGCAATGCCGGCGCTGGGCCGCGCGGTGATTTCCACGCCGCCAGCCGCGATTGACGCGCCTGCACCGGCCGCCGTGGCGACGCCGGAAGCACAGCAATGGCTGAACGCGCTGGGTGGCGGGGATAACGTGCTGCAGATGGATTGCGTGGCCATGACCCGGATTCGCCTGCAACTGGCGGATGGCAAGGCGCTCTCAGAGTGTGATTTGAAGGCGCTGGGTTGCCAGGGGGTCAGTCAATTGGAGGGCGGCGTCTGGCATCTGTTGGTTGGCGACAGGGCCGCGAGTCTGAGTGATGCACTGGAGGTATTGGTCAATCGCAGCGAGGTGAGCGCCAAGGTTTAG
- the nagA gene encoding N-acetylglucosamine-6-phosphate deacetylase — MSEDNILTAGGWIRGRLIHEHGKVVSIQGEPCDPADNDLPYLLPGFIDLHVHGGGGKDIMEGATAFETITRTHVRFGTTSLLATTMTAPSEEISSVLKAVGEFCERRPGGSARVLGVHLEGPYINPGKLGAQPNFAHTALMAEVEEYLALAPIRVITIAPEIAGHDALIRALSARGVRMQIGHTLGSYEEGVAALNAGATSFTHLYNAMSPLHHREPGIVGAALAHAQYAELIPDLLHVHPGAIRVALRSIPCLYCVTDSTAAAGMPDGEYKLGSHTVTKCLGGVRLPDGTLAGSTLTMDQALRNLVKIGLPISEASQRLSQFPADYLGLTERGRLQPGAWADCVRLDRSLTLTAVMVEGEDIDFKNA; from the coding sequence ATGTCCGAAGACAACATCCTCACCGCCGGCGGCTGGATACGCGGCCGGCTGATTCACGAACACGGCAAGGTCGTGTCGATCCAGGGCGAGCCCTGTGATCCGGCAGACAACGACCTGCCTTACCTGCTGCCAGGTTTCATCGACCTGCACGTTCACGGCGGCGGCGGCAAAGACATCATGGAAGGCGCGACCGCCTTCGAAACCATCACCCGGACCCACGTACGTTTCGGCACGACATCGCTGCTCGCGACCACCATGACCGCGCCAAGCGAAGAGATTTCGAGCGTGCTCAAAGCCGTCGGCGAATTCTGTGAGCGACGTCCCGGCGGCAGCGCCCGGGTGCTCGGCGTGCATCTGGAGGGCCCGTACATCAACCCCGGAAAACTCGGCGCCCAACCGAATTTTGCCCACACCGCGTTGATGGCCGAAGTCGAAGAGTACCTGGCGCTGGCGCCGATCCGCGTCATCACCATTGCCCCGGAAATCGCCGGCCATGACGCCTTGATCCGTGCCCTCAGCGCTCGCGGCGTGCGCATGCAAATCGGCCACACCCTCGGCAGCTATGAGGAAGGCGTGGCGGCGCTGAACGCCGGCGCGACCAGCTTCACCCACCTCTACAACGCCATGAGCCCGCTGCACCACCGCGAACCCGGCATCGTCGGCGCGGCGCTCGCCCATGCCCAATATGCGGAACTGATTCCGGACTTGCTGCACGTGCACCCTGGCGCGATCCGCGTGGCCCTGCGTTCGATCCCGTGCCTGTATTGCGTCACCGATTCCACCGCCGCTGCCGGCATGCCCGACGGTGAATACAAACTCGGCAGCCACACCGTGACCAAATGCCTGGGCGGCGTGCGCTTGCCCGACGGCACCCTGGCCGGCAGCACGCTGACCATGGATCAGGCCCTGCGCAATCTGGTGAAGATCGGTTTGCCGATCAGCGAGGCCTCGCAACGTCTTTCGCAATTTCCCGCCGACTACCTCGGCCTCACTGAACGCGGACGCCTGCAACCCGGCGCCTGGGCCGACTGCGTGCGGCTTGATCGCTCACTCACACTGACCGCCGTCATGGTCGAAGGAGAAGACATTGACTTCAAAAATGCTTGA
- a CDS encoding SIS domain-containing protein produces the protein MLEEALSSFEAVQAQLQQLDPQMIEIAGRLRRQPPQVAMTVARGSSDHAASYFAYLTMQQLGIPVASMPMSVVTMQQAPLKVSGQVAFAFSQSGQSPDLVNSLRLLRKRGALSIAMVNAESSPLEAACEFSLPLCAGTESSVAATKSFIATLSASARLIAHWKHDEELLEAGLALPDGLREAARQDWSLAIDALRDCQRLMVIGRGAGFAIAQEAALKFKETSAIQAEAFSSAEVRHGPMALINENYPLLVFAPRGAEQAGLLSLAADMRQRGARVLLAAPDDIAERDLTLTRAEHPALDPILAIQSFYVMAAGLAVARGMDPDQPRHLSKVTRTH, from the coding sequence ATGCTTGAAGAGGCGCTGTCCTCGTTCGAAGCCGTGCAAGCGCAATTGCAGCAGCTCGACCCGCAGATGATCGAGATCGCCGGACGCCTGCGCCGTCAGCCGCCGCAAGTGGCGATGACGGTCGCTCGCGGCAGCTCCGACCATGCCGCCAGTTACTTCGCCTACCTGACCATGCAGCAACTCGGGATTCCCGTGGCGTCGATGCCGATGTCGGTGGTGACCATGCAGCAAGCGCCCTTGAAGGTCAGCGGGCAGGTGGCGTTCGCGTTCTCGCAGTCCGGGCAGAGTCCCGATCTGGTCAACAGCCTGCGCTTGCTGCGCAAGCGCGGCGCCTTGAGCATTGCCATGGTCAACGCCGAGAGCTCGCCGCTGGAAGCCGCGTGTGAGTTCAGCCTGCCGCTGTGCGCAGGGACGGAAAGCAGCGTCGCCGCGACCAAGAGTTTTATCGCCACCCTCAGTGCCAGCGCCCGCCTGATCGCGCACTGGAAACACGACGAGGAATTGCTGGAGGCCGGCCTTGCGCTACCGGACGGTTTGCGCGAGGCCGCCCGACAGGACTGGAGCCTCGCCATCGATGCACTGCGCGATTGCCAGCGTCTGATGGTGATCGGTCGGGGTGCCGGTTTTGCCATCGCCCAGGAAGCGGCGCTCAAATTCAAGGAAACCTCGGCGATCCAGGCTGAAGCCTTCAGCAGTGCCGAAGTCCGTCATGGGCCGATGGCGCTGATCAACGAGAACTATCCATTGCTGGTGTTCGCCCCACGCGGCGCCGAACAGGCGGGTTTGCTCAGCCTCGCCGCCGACATGCGCCAACGCGGCGCCCGTGTGTTGCTGGCCGCGCCGGATGACATCGCCGAACGCGACCTGACCCTGACCCGCGCCGAACACCCCGCCCTTGACCCGATTCTGGCGATCCAGAGTTTCTATGTCATGGCCGCCGGTTTGGCAGTCGCCCGTGGCATGGACCCGGATCAGCCACGGCATTTAAGCAAAGTGACGCGCACGCACTAA